The following coding sequences lie in one Aspergillus puulaauensis MK2 DNA, chromosome 3, nearly complete sequence genomic window:
- a CDS encoding putative actin-related protein RO7 (COG:Z;~EggNog:ENOG410PHP7;~InterPro:IPR043129,IPR004000,IPR027127) has translation MSLRHSQSSKSPPRTPQHQLRSNNNSFASTSSGSTYRVEEDAIIFELGARWLRAGFEGESEPKCIIGFGPEDSRRAGDYRQWLKGTPIADDTLPLPPAKPEDWLRPYELWKMDLRDVDMGLFEDKIERTFREAYNKYLLTDAGSARLVLVLPTVIPHPLLSSVLTTLFNRWKIPSISLLTSAAMAATAAGLRSALVVDIGWAETVVSGVYEYREIATRRSTRAMKSLLQETGQMLSQLLGGDSKSGDTISVDFEFCEEVASRFLWCEPSGPREDGKSSDDPLADIQNKTVSIPSPSNPGSFDIELPFSKLTEPVEKVLLAKGVADYDLDDEEKPIPLVVYNTLLSLPPDARGICMSRIVFVGGGANIAGVRHRILDEVAHLVKLYGWSPVRGRVVDKQIQSLRKLKLSQQPEPPSNASHRQNKASSDAANDTSYESDYETADEAEGTNEAEVEIDPIEQKLLRTREKDVINSFHGTLREVETLGPWAGASLVSGLKIRGLVEIEREKYLQHGLAGASRESELANSHREGVPDRRSLRAGDRSSWTLAGWG, from the coding sequence ATGAGTCTACGGCATAGCCAGTCCTCAAAGTCACCACCTCGCACTCCGCAACACCAATTGCGCTCAAACAACAATTCCTTCGCGAGTACGTCCTCCGGTTCCACATACcgcgtcgaagaagatgcAATTATATTCGAACTCGGCGCTCGATGGCTGCGCGCCGGATTTGAGGGCGAGAGCGAACCGAAGTGCATAATAGGATTCGGACCTGAGGATTCACGGAGGGCCGGAGATTACAGGCAATGGTTGAAGGGTACACCTATTGCGGACGACACGCTACCGCTGCCGCCAGCAAAACCGGAGGACTGGTTGAGACCATACGAGTTATGGAAGATGGACCTACGAGATGTTGACATGGGACTTTTTGAGGATAAGATTGAGAGGACGTTTCGGGAAGCCTACAACAAGTACCTTTTGACGGACGCTGGCTCGGCACGACTGGTTCTTGTCCTACCGACTGTGATACCGCACCCCTTGCTGTCTTCGGTCTTGACGACGTTGTTTAATCGATGGAAGATACCCAGCATTTCATTATTGACAAGTGCTGCAATGGCCGCGACGGCAGCTGGACTGCGGTCGGCATTGGTGGTTGACATCGGTTGGGCGGAAACAGTCGTTTCCGGAGTTTACGAATACCGGGAGATTGCTACGAGGCGGAGTACAAGGGCAATGAAGTCATTATTGCAAGAGACAGGACAAATGTTGTCACAGCTTTTGGGAGGGGACTCAAAGTCAGGAGATACAATTTCAGTGGATTTTGAGTTCTGCGAGGAAGTCGCCAGTCGATTCCTGTGGTGCGAGCCTTCAGGACCGCGCGAGGATGGAAAATCATCGGATGACCCACTGGCTGACATTCAAAACAAGACCGTCTCTATACCGTCTCCGTCGAATCCTGGGTCTTTCGACATTGAGCTTCCTTTCTCTAAACTCACAGAGCCTGTTGAAAAGGTGCTTCTCGCCAAAGGAGTGGCGGACTATGACTTagatgacgaagaaaagCCGATTCCGTTGGTGGTTTACAACACGCTCTTGAGTCTCCCACCGGATGCCCGGGGCATCTGCATGTCGCGCATCGTGTTTGTCGGCGGGGGGGCTAATATCGCAGGTGTTCGGCACCGGATTCTCGACGAAGTGGCTCACTTAGTCAAGCTGTACGGTTGGAGCCCCGTACGTGGCAGAGTTGTAGACAAACAAATACAGAGTCTACGGAAACTCAAGCTCTCCCAGCAGCCGGAACCGCCCTCTAACGCATCCCATAGGCAAAATAAAGCCTCATCCGATGCTGCGAACGACACCTCATATGAGTCTGATTACGAAACCGCGGATGAAGCAGAGGGAACAAATGAAGCAGAGGTAGAAATCGATCCAATCGAACAGAAACTCCTCCGCACTCGCGAAAAAGATGTCATAAACTCTTTCCATGGGACCCTTCGGGAAGTCGAGACCCTCGGACCATGGGCGGGTGCCAGCCTTGTCAGTGGCCTAAAGATCCGGGGCTTGGTGGAGATTGAGCGCGAAAAGTACCTGCAGCATGGCCTTGCGGGTGCCAGTCGAGAGTCGGAACTTGCCAATAGTCACAGAGAGGGTGTTCCTGACCGGCGCTCGCTGCGGGCTGGAGATAGATCTAGTTGGACTTTGGCGGGATGGGGGTGA
- a CDS encoding crossover junction endodeoxyribonuclease (COG:S;~EggNog:ENOG410QE0J;~InterPro:IPR041177,IPR006086,IPR006084,IPR006085, IPR029060,IPR036279,IPR037316;~PFAM:PF18380,PF00867,PF00752;~go_function: GO:0004518 - nuclease activity [Evidence IEA];~go_function: GO:0008821 - crossover junction endodeoxyribonuclease activity [Evidence IEA]), giving the protein MGIPGLINALGNGERISLSKLAITHLERTSRPIRIAVDISIWLFQVQAGRGGKNPELRTLFYRLLKILALPIHPLFVYDGKDKPPFKRGKAVSGRSYGNAPIIQLSKILIDLFRFPRHDAPGEAEAECSRLQMAGVVDAVMSNDVDALMFGSEFTIMNFSKEPGSSSGGATHVTSYKMGGDDTSNVILDRSGMILFAMLSGGDYLPSGVPKCGSRLAAEIAKAGFGEDLLEVLEADGGDLDTRLNEWRERLQYELEENESGYFQTKHKVVRIPEEFPDQTILSYYAKPVVSSDRDIESLKWRLQNAWDREVDVWQLRQFTADAFEWNYRSGARKVIRLLAEPLVSYKLRLGQHPSTFGRPRLSNSNARVLQKVYKSRTSFNTDGLSELQFDMIPIDIVGLDLLSEEPNPPLPSQGTAAASGDEEEEGEGETGVVPQSPTKKRTPKRYDPYSTEKVWIFETLALMGVRDAVEGWKKEQQAKQAAKQPAARKTTSRKPGPRRRKELDPGMKQGSILKYGTLKKGRSDMTEYKNAQLFEAAVSTTSPSKSQPLSSPGTYGLTMSTPPKIGQRADGFDYLVDRFASCSLSGSPVKRRPVTRSTNSRRTALSPGGGMEIVEIADEDYSPPATPRIRMSYSNTSFRELRCHDHFTQPCTVTPPSLNKGKLSSEIDNLENAVASLQLDLQLETRDAKTIEKSPNKSPKTKPKKPQADSEMVTPNRNISDVHEEDPQPKHRAKCVKDEDAVLSAKEDAQSKTAYHDLADTKKTPTHIESVTVCGGYWNVDTEPPNEENEDEHAQDLEETDKGKKKTKKKRIPRVSILDLT; this is encoded by the exons ATGGGTATTCCTGG GCTTATCAATGCACTCGGAAACGGGGAGCGAATTTCCTTGTCTAAACTGGCAATAACTCATTTGGAACGCACATCGCGACCTATCAGGATAGCTGTTGATATCTCAATATGGCTGTTCCAGGTACAAGCCGGTCGCGGCGGCAAAAACCCAGAGCTCCGTACACTATTCTACAGACTGCTCAAAATATTGGCTTTACCAATCCACCCGCTTTTCGTCTATGATGGCAAGGATAAGCCGCCCTTCAAGAGAGGAAAAGCTGTATCCGGGCGGAGCTACGGGAATGCACCGATCATTCAGCTTTCGAAGATTTTGATCGATTTGTTCCGGTTTCCACGTCATGATGCCCCtggtgaagcagaagcagaatgTTCCAGGCTTCAGATGGCCGGAGTCGTCGATGCGGTCATGAGTAACGATGTGGATGCACTCATGTTCGGGTCGGAGTTTACTATCATGAACTTCTCGAAAGAACCCGGAAGCAGCTCTGGTGGCGCAACACATGTTACTAGTTACAAAATGGGTGGCGATGACACATCCAACGTGATTCTTGATCGTTCTGGAATGATTTTATTCGCCATGCTGAGCGGAGGCGACTATCTACCATCGGGTGTTCCAAAATGTGGCAGTAGACTCGCCGCGGAAATTGCGAAAGCGGGGTTCGGCGAAGACCTACTAGAAGTGTTAGAGGCAGACGGAGGTGATCTCGATACACGACTCAATGAATGGAGAGAAAGGCTTCAGTACGAACTCGAGGAGAACGAAAGCGGATATTTCCAGACAAAGCACAAAGTTGTTCGAATCCCAGAGGAGTTTCCCGATCAGACAATTTTGTCATACTACGCGAAACCTGTTGTTTCATCAGATCGAGATATTGAATCTCTGAAATGGCGCCTACAGAATGCATGGGACAGAGAGGTGGACGTTTGGCAACTAAGGCAATTCACGGCTGATGCGTTTGAATGGAATTATCGCTCTGGAGCGAGGAAGGTAATAAGGCTCCTGGCTGAGCCTCTGGTCTCCTACAAGCTTCGTCTCGGACAACATCCTTCGACATTTGGCAGGCCCAGATTGTCCAACAGTAATGCTCGCGTCCTACAGAAAGTATACAAAAGTCGAACGAGCTTCAACACGGATGGACTGTCCGAACTTCAGTTCGATATGATTCCAATTGATATTGTTGGCCTGGATCTACTGAGCGAGGAGCCAAATCCCCCACTGCCTTCCCAaggaacagcagcagcctctggcgatgaggaagaagaaggagaaggcgagacGGGAGTTGTTCCACAATCACCAACCAAGAAAAGAACTCCAAAACGGTACGATCCTTACTCTACCGAGAAGGTGTGGATTTTCGAGACCCTGGCTTTGATGGGTGTCCGAGATGCCGTGGAGGGTTGGAAGAAGGAGCAGCAGGCAAAACAAGCCGCAAAACAGCCCGCAGCAAGAAAGACGACAAGCCGGAAACCGGGTCCCAGAAGACGGAAAGAGCTGGATCCGGGCATGAAACAAGGAAGTATCCTGAAATATGGTACTCTCAAAAAAGGGCGCTCCGACATGACGGAATACAAGAATGCGCAGCTGTTCGAAGCAGCAGTTTCCACgacatctccatccaagTCCCAGCCACTTTCAAGCCCTGGAACGTATGGACTAACAATGTCGACACCTCCAAAAATTGGCCAGCGTGCAGATGGCTTTGACTATCTAGTTGATCGGTTTGCATCGTGCAGCCTATCTGGATCCCCGGTTAAACGACGCCCGGTTACGAGATCTACGAATTCTCGACGTACGGCTCTAAGCCCAGGTGGTGGTATGGAGATAGTTGAAATCGCAGACGAGGATTATTCTCCGCCCGCGACACCGAGAATCCGTATGAGCTACTCAAATACCAGCTTCAGGGAACTACGCTGCCATGACCATTTCACACAGCCGTGTACAGTCACACCACCAAGTTTAAATAAAGGGAAATTGTCGTCGGAAATAGACAACCTTGAAAACGCCGTTGCATCTCTGCAGCTAGATCTGCAGTTGGAGACGCGTGATGCAAAGACTATAGAAAAATCGCCCAATAAATCACCGAAGACGAAACCTAAGAAGCCACAAGCCGATTCCGAAATGGTCACTCCTAACCGAAACATTTCGGATGTTCACGAGGAAGACCCACAACCAAAACATCGAGCGAAATGTGtcaaagatgaagatgctgtTTTATCTGCGAAAGAAGATGCGCAGAGTAAAACAGCCTACCACGATCTCGCCGATACTAAGAAAACCCCAACTCACATTGAATCTGTCACTGTATGTGGGGGATACTGGAACGTGGATACTGAGCCTCCAAATGAAGAGAACGAAGATGAGCATGCTCAAGATCTCGAAGAGACAGACAAGGGCAaaaagaagacgaagaagaagcggatTCCTCGAGTCAGTATTCTGGACCTGACTTGA
- a CDS encoding uncharacterized protein (COG:S;~EggNog:ENOG410PSZE) — MPKTVHSKRALKGNSSPLANSGKKSSKSVSLGQLSSDRKRRASSSTVSSLSSVTSMEGLSDEDEDANDSEDADDEDDQPILLTSSYVNRSHKAKRAKTKAVPDDDSEHELSDGPDLEDSSDDVYAAVDYISDGDDEEQDVEILEELMILESEDEHDLSSGPNNGVGNAHDWAGPNVFDDDMLFSGAPFFDEQQLYSAMEAFGETDVASETAVETPVPRRVHFEEDSDSSSDSDSYTEDEVPSDFLQQDSLDPQLRRMIESDNNEVSRRSSRRQSDEIYGDSDYGHSNIYHVESDGAASEGASSGYETDDGETTDEDLPPPATITHPRSILRRDSSASLVGGVEEKAEPTNRRRRGPIMGTFVADPHKPVALVDCSGKHLVIIPAYASSRHDWLESTATSACGTANNSPRATTMHLIDESDTDALVSPNVDLSPMLASSANLMMTALGNDIAPGGQVMGPPEAFYPARDFAIDSSFEEDDEEDDPEAQLNVDDFIDFGDGSSDEELDKEFDEEALASPMTVAARGSTNGTPTPNRVADPHQNNSAERFLNHLDQGIVTAFRQNHNRYQALLRLPQHREFMPANSPSRPASVFRHARHADQRTPTRKRKASYAGGEAVRRKLMNAQRQSQVPF; from the exons ATGCCGAAAACCGTTCATTCCAAACGGGCCTTGAAAGGCAACTCAAGCCCCCTAGCCAACTCCGGGAAAAAGTCGAGCAAGTCAGTATCACTCGGTCAATTGAGCTCAGATCGGAAACggagggcttcttcatcaaccgTCTCCAGCCTTTCTTCGGTCACGTCAATGGAAGGCctgagcgatgaggatgaagacgcgAATGATTCAGaagatgcagatgatgaagatgatcaaCCGATTCTTCTTACCTCGTCATATGTGAATAGATCTCATAAGGCGAAACGTGCGAAGACAAAAGCTGTACCGGACGATGACAGCGAACATGAACTTAGTGACGGGCCCGACTTGGAAGACAGCTCTGATGATGTCTATGCTGCCGTTGATTATATCAGtgatggcgacgacgaggaacAAGATGTTGAGATACTTGAAGAACTCATGATTTTAGAATCAGAAGATGAGCACGATTTATCGAGCGGGCCTAATAATGGTGTTGGAAACGCTCATGACTGGGCTGGCCCCAATGTTTTCGATGACGACATGTTATTTTCCGGGGCACCATTTTTCGACGAGCAGCAGTTATACAGTGCCATGGAGGCCTTTGGGGAAACTGATGTGGCAAGCGAGACTGCAGTGGAGACGCCTGTGCCCCGTCGGGTGCATTTCGAGGAAGACTCCGATTCCTCATCCGACAGCGACTCATACACCGAGGACGAAGTCCCCAGTGATTTCCTCCAACAGGACAGTCTCGACCCGCAATTGCGTCGCATGATTGAAAGTGACAACAATGAGGTCAGCCGTCGTTCGTCTCGCCGACAGTCTGATGAGATATACGGAGACTCGGACTATGGACATTCCAATATCTACCACGTCGAGTCCGACGGTGCCGCTTCCGAGGGGGCCTCGAGTGGCTATGAGA ccgatgatggcgagacTACAGATGAAGAcctcccacctccagcaACCATCACTCACCCACGATCTATTCTCCGTCGCgattcctctgcttctttggtTGGCGGAGTTGAAGAGAAAGCCGAGCCTACAAACCGCCGAAGGAGAGGGCCCATCATGGGCACCTTTGTTGCTGACCCACACAAGCCGGTTGCCCTAGTTGATTGCAGTGGCAAACATCTTGTAATCATTCCCGCGTATGCATCCTCTCGACATGACTGGCTCGAATCTACCGCTACCAGCGCCTGTGGAACCGCAAACAACAGCCCACGGGCAACTACCATGCACCTTATTGATGAGAGCGATACTGACGCTCTTGTGTCTCCAAACGTGGATCTCAGCCCTATGCTAGCATCTAGTGCCAATCTGATGATGACTGCTCTGGGTAATGATATTGCTCCTGGTGGTCAGGTTATGGGTCCTCCAGAGGCGTTTTATCCGGCTCGCGATTTCGCCATTGACAGTTCCtttgaagaggatgacgaagaggatgaccCGGAAGCTCAATTGAATGTAGATGATTTTATTGACTTTGGAGATGGCTCATCAGATGAAGAGCTTGACAAAGAATTTGACGAAGAAGCTCTGGCATCCCCGATGACGGTGGCGGCCCGGGGTAGCACAAACGGCACACCTACCCCCAATCGCGTAGCAGACCCCCACCAAAACAACAGCGCAGAGCGATTTTTGAATCACCTTGATCAGGGCATTGTTACTGCTTTCCGTCAAAATCACAACCGATACCAAGCACTGTTGCGACTCCCGCAACACCGAGAATTCATGCCGGCCAATTCCCCCTCCCGACCGGCCAGTGTGTTTCGACACGCCCGACATGCAGACCAGCGTACCCCTACGAGAAAACGCAAGGCTAGCTATGCGGGCGGGGAAGCAGTGCGGCGAAAGCTTATGAACGCTCAACGGCAGAGTCAGGTACCGTTTTAG
- a CDS encoding extracellular serine-threonine rich protein (COG:S;~EggNog:ENOG410PQKN;~SECRETED:SignalP(1-18)): MRTTSLVSVLPFLTMVQATGLWWGSDECYTAPDTINNECTEEQQAGFNWDSLDIGDFSSYGGLDFSGFACSSGFGGLRTRTFNEKCITGKVGKASAEKTSSGPSFSCGQGQSGFSIDKFHLFTSIEADVTISFGMPDGSTCNKVSKCSSAGTEVTNDQCGGAISVGFELPDHNEHDDCDLGIGSIGFLCGPGKPTFTPPAGTPSDTPTPGLPSSTPEAPTGTPIVSTPVVSVPTPTGSSPVTSTPVIPPTTSYPPGSSSVPSTISTVYSTSEVTITQCAPTVTNCPAESTQVTTSTIFVSTTWCPVTPTDTPSIPSGPGESTEVPPPVETESSDTPAPSTPVATTPAPTETPDVPGATTPVIPTSVDAGSSSVPPSGDMTTTIITYSTETYCPITDTVTSGESTFTTVTSGWSTTTLTMTTTVCGGCSVTDIPVPSPTDTPVAPTDTPVAPTDTPVAPTDTPGVPTGVNPTTTPVAPVTTPGASSPPDQTVTEVTYETVTTCPVTDTITTGGSTVVTTYTTTSTAILTSSSTISVPAATNPTSTPEAPVPTTSCPNVVPKCINTWLNLIPDCKSNSDITCFCPSSDFTDKVISCIQAWGASSDEVQSALSYMAGICANYVPENPGIITNVPSTITLTPPAAPTPTDVSPEQTESPAPTAPPCTTITYSTFTVTVPQVSFSTGTVTETAGAEAGGSTGVSPATVDLIPQAPADTTPTGSSGTGSTAIPNPWTTLSTGTPSPTSSPSPSQPLFTGAASSFRAPMTWLMALAVPVLAL, encoded by the exons ATGAGGACCACGTCTTTGGTGTCAGTCCTTCCCTTCCTGACCATGGTTCAGGCCACTGGCTTG TGGTGGGGTAGTGATGAGTGTTACACTGCACCtgacaccatcaacaatgaGTGTACAGAAGAACAGCAGGCGGGCTTCAATTGGGACAGTCTCGACATTGGTGACTTCTCCTCGTACGGTGGCTTGGACTTCTCTGGTTtcgcctgcagcagcggcttTGGTGGGCTGCGCACCCGGACGTTCAAC GAAAAATGTATCACCGGAAAGGTTGGCAAGGCATCAGCGGAGAAGACTTCGTCGGGCCCGTCTTTCTCCTGCGGTCAAGGTCAATCTGGGTTCTCGATTGATAAATTCCATCTCTTCACCTCTATAGAGGCTGACGTGACCATCTCCTTTGGCATGCCCGACGGGTCTACCTGTAATAAGGTCTCCAAGTGTTCATCCGCTGGTACGGAGGTCACGAATGACCAATGTGGTGGTGCCATCTCCGTCGGCTTCGAGTTGCCAGACCACAATGAACACGACGACTGTGACCTCGGTATTGGAAGCATTGGCTTTCTCTGTGGTCCAGGCAAGCCTACCTTCACTCCTCCAGCTGGAACCCCGTCGGATACTCCTACTCCAGGCCTTCCATCGTCCACTCCGGAAGCGCCTACAGGCACTCCTATTGTCTCCACCCCTGTTGTTTCCGTTCCTACCCCCACTGGTTCGAGCCCCGTCACGTCTACTCCAGTAATCCCTCCTACCACGTCCTACCCTCCGGGCAGCAGCTCCGTGCCGTCTACAATCTCGACTGTGTACAGCACCAGCGAGGTTACTATCACGCAGTGTGCACCCACTGTGACGAACTGCCCTGCGGAGTCCACGCAAGTGACCACCTCGACGATCTTTGTGTCCACCACTTGGTGCCCCGTGACACCCACGGATACTCCCTCGATCCCATCCGGCCCCGGCGAGAGCACTGAAGTCCCTCCACCGGTGGAAACCGAGTCATCAGATACTCCGGCTCCATCCACCCCTGTTGCAACCACCCCTGCTCCAACAGAAACGCCTGATGTTCCTGGAGCCACCACCCCGGTTATCCCAACCAGCGTCGACGCAGGCTCATCTTCCGTTCCTCCATCAGGAGACATGACCACTACGATAATCACTTACTCGACCGAGACCTACTGCCCGATCACCGACACCGTTACTTCTGGCGAGTCCACGTTTACCACGGTCACCAGTGGCTGGTCTACCACCACCCTGACCATGACGACAACTGTCTGCGGTGGTTGCAGTGTAACGGATATTCCTGTTCCAAGCCCGACTGATACTCCCGTTGCGCCGACTGATACTCCTGTTGCGCCGACTGACACTCCTGTTGCGCCGACTGACACTCCTGGTGTCCCAACCGGGGTCAACCCCACGACAACTCCAGTGGCGCCAGTCACAACCCCAGGAGCCTCGTCTCCCCCTGACCAGACTGTCACTGAGGTTACCTACGAAACTGTCACTACCTGCCCTGTCACCGACACCATCACCACTGGTGGCTCTACAGTTGTTACTACATACACAACCACCTCTACGGCCATTCTCACTTCGTCTTCAACTATCTCTGTGCCAGCCGCTACCAacccaacctcaaccccagagGCACCGGTCCCGACAACCTCTTGCCCTAACGTCGTCCCCAAGTGTATCAACACCTGGCTCAATCTTATCCCCGACTGCAAGTCCAACAGCGACATCACCTGCTTCTGTCCCTCGTCCGATTTCACCGACAAGGTCATCTCGTGTATCCAAGCCTGGGGAGCCTCCAGCGACGAAGTTCAGTCGGCTCTGTCTTACATGGCTGGTATTTGTGCCAACTATGTTCCTGAGAACCCGGGTATTATCACAAACGTCCCCTCGACAATTACCCTTACGCCTCCGGCAGCACCAACCCCCACAGACGTGAGCCCTGAGCAGACCGAGAGCCCTGCACCTACTGCACCTCCCTGCACTACAATCACCTACTCGACCTTCACCGTCACCGTTCCCCAGGTCTCCTTCTCTACTGGAACCGTCACGGAAACAGCTGgtgctgaagctggaggcaGCACCGGTGTCAGCCCCGCTACCGTCGACCTTATCCCGCAGGCTCCTGCAGACACAACTCCAACCGGTTCAAGTGGAACTGGCTCAACAGCCATCCCCAACCCCTGGACAACCCTCAGCACAGGCACTCCTTCCCCAACTTCAagcccctccccctctcaaCCACTATTCACAGGCGCTGCCTCTTCTTTCCGCGCGCCCATGACCTGGCTAATGGCCTTGGCTGTGCCAGTGCTAGCTCTCTAA
- a CDS encoding uncharacterized protein (COG:S;~EggNog:ENOG410PKSM;~InterPro:IPR000210,IPR011333;~PFAM:PF00651;~TransMembrane:1 (o41-62i);~go_function: GO:0005515 - protein binding [Evidence IEA]) — protein MKAFNYEPDLVLERLPGLFSCNVRDSAASFFSDYAVHSFPAFWFLLSLLCLYTWLSLVSFLAKWMDSSDNAMAVKRSFFSRDKVAKSTKAPRKSFDGHAKMKMQESLTSSTEDPLLSPLVTLIVSRDQRLFVAHESILSRSPFFDFVLRDQFPIGSVNKALILSDEEPEVLSCVLEFLYKGDYTPRLQRNKSRKTWELESFLDDHHPGGSGLSQSTIFHSGVGDLVLRDTAMYCAAEKYGLEELKDLALRKQGLQTGIPVEIIIRSARYAYDNTPDSEYRLRAHYLAMMIRTRDIFKRSGTMQLEMEMGHKFFFDLFVAMCNHMDDLGELR, from the exons ATGAAGGCCTTCAACTACGAGCCGGATCTTGTCTTGGAAAGGCTTCCAGGGCTCTTCTCATGCAACGTGCGTGATTCGGCTGCGTCGTTCTTTTCCGACTACGCCGTCCACTCTTTTCCCGCTTTCTGGTTTCTTCTGTCGCTCCTTTGCCTCTACACGTGGCTGTCTCTCGTCTCGTTCCTGGCCAAGTGGATGGATAGTAGCGACAACGCCATGGCTGTTAAACGCTCGTTTTTCTCCAGGGACAAGGTGGCTAAGTCTACCAAGGCCCCCAGAAAGTCCTTCGATGGACAtgcgaagatgaagatgcaggAGTCTCTGACAAGCTCAACGGAAGA TCCTCTTCTAAGTCCCCTAGTCACTTTGATTGTGAGCCGGGATCAGCGTCTTTTCGTAGCTCATGAAAGCATTCTGTCCCGGTCTCCTTTCTTCGACTTCGTGCTAAGGGATCAGTTTCCCATCGGAAGCGTGAACAAGGCTTTGATCTTGTCAGACGA AGAACCAGAGGTCTTGTCCTGTGTTCTCGAGTTTCTATACAAAGGCGACTATACTCCGCGCTTGCAACGAAACAAAAGCCGGAAGACATGGGAACTCGAGAGCTTCTTGGACGACCACCACCCCGGTGGCAGCGGCCTGAGTCAATCGACGATCTTCCACTCTGGAGTGGGTGATCTCGTTCTCCGGGATACTGCCATGTACTGCGCGGCTGAGAAATATGGTctggaggagctcaaggACCTTGCTCTCCGCAAGCAGGGTCTGCAGACTGGGATCCCCGTTGAGATCATTATCCGGTCTGCGCGGTACGCGTACGACAATACTCCGGACTCAGAGTACCGACTGCGTGCTCATTACCTGGCCATGATGATTCGTACCCGCGACATCTTCAAGCGCAGTGGAACCATGCAACTCGAGATGGAAATGGGACACAAGTTTTTTTTTGATCTGTTTGTTGCCATGTGCAACCATATGGATGATCTTGGAGAACTGAGGTAA
- a CDS encoding uncharacterized protein (COG:S;~EggNog:ENOG410PSUB;~InterPro:IPR036957,IPR001510;~PFAM:PF00645;~go_function: GO:0003677 - DNA binding [Evidence IEA];~go_function: GO:0008270 - zinc ion binding [Evidence IEA]): protein MPSYRIELASTGRAGCTNKECKDNKVKIPKGELRFGSWVDNGKFQAFFWRHWGCVTPKIVGNINDLIGEGDDKDLDMLDGYEDLSPEIQQKIERALDQGHVDNEDWNGDREMNVPGSNGFRVRTLKKNSKAADKEEKDGETEEEEKPKSSKTKKRSHAQVDEDAKDAGTAEPKRPKRKSAGATKKATVSSEDEDENDDVPESPEPKAKASKRGRQPKESKPAATTGAKRGRKAKGADDDAESEPAEEKPKRGRKKKTT, encoded by the exons ATGCCATCCTACCGCATAG AACTCGCCTCTACTGGCCGTGCAGGCTGCACCAACAAAGAATGCAAGGACAACAAGGTCAAAATCCCCAAGGGCGAGTTGCGATTCGGCTCTTGGGTCGACAATGGCAAATTTCAGGCGTTCTTCTGGAGACATTG GGGTTGTGTGACGCCCAAGATCGTCGGCAATATTAATGATCTTATTGGGGAAGGTGATGACAAAGACCTCGATATGCTTGATGGCTACGAGGACCTCTCACCTGAGATCCAACAGAAGATTGAGAGGGCCCTGGACCAGGGTCACGTTGATAATGAAGACTGGAATGGC GACCGTGAAATGAATGTACCCGGGTCGAATGGCTTCCGGGTAAGGACACTCAAAAAGAATTCCAAGGCCGCAGACAAG gaggaaaaggacggAGAaactgaggaagaggaaaaacccaagtcctcgaagaccaagaagcgTAGCCATGCccaggttgatgaggatgcaaAGGACGCAGGGACCGCGGAGCCCAAACGACCTAAGCGGAAGTCCGCAGGCGCTACAAAGAAAGCAACTGTCTCAtccgaagatgaagatgagaatgACGATGTTCCCGAGTCTCCGGAACCAAAGGCCAAGGCTTCGAAACGGGGCCGTCAGCCCAAAGAATCGAAGCCTGCTGCCACTACTGGTGCGAAGCGCGGAAGAAAGGCCAAGGGTGCCGATGACGACGCTGAATCTGAGCCTGCTgaggagaagcccaagcGTGGACGTAAGAAGAAGACTACTTGA